In the genome of Drosophila yakuba strain Tai18E2 chromosome 3R, Prin_Dyak_Tai18E2_2.1, whole genome shotgun sequence, one region contains:
- the LOC6538247 gene encoding tubby-related protein 4 isoform X2: MHLHFERNINTKCDCTILSLSWMGKVPDDIPEDEGWKLNRTNYYQEGWLATGNVRGIVGVTFTTSHCRKNMDYPLRTNYNLRGHRSDVILVKWNEPYQKLASCDSSGIIFVWIKYEGRWSIELINDRNTPVTHFSWSHDGRMALICYQDGFVLVGSVAGQRYWSSMLNLESTITCGIWTPDDQQVYFGTTQGQVIVMDVHGAMVSQVQLSNDVPITSMAWSCEKFKMEEGEEAEPGVTNAAKRSFVLAVSFQNGYIYLLKSFDDVSPAHINTCLNGALGMVMEWSNSRELLAVAGTLRTGVDGAKTEDMGTPSSYTNLVKFYTETGTCLYQAHIPCSTATVSAITWGHNDKRLFIATGTQVHIAWVSRRVASLQLLCRLEIQASVGSESLLPLLPLPSRIKSLIGNLFAQTIRCCVPDLKSLRDFVSRPPLCSTRLHCTMIRHDDDSNLSSGTCYTLYLEYLGGLVPLLKGKRTSKIRPEFVIFDPQVNDSPLYFQYSAEAKSSSGSSQSTTTGNSGRTDSSDSDFEERSRFGSPRTPRKKRVRPKRRNQAGDRLSASGGGVTNDPDSLDELAYVDTLPEEVKLVEVTSNIWGTKFKIHGLAKTVPANLGQVTYKTSLLHLQPRQMTLVITELRDDFPPGPDPSFNPNIFSEDEDEHHQLQGIHHDAVPQVNVITTQDGASLKPPIIPQRRLTDGASAPLIAPMSPRPNRILARHKNSLTVNGERGAGSSAGLSPLARAESYDDDSSNESQEAGAAASQSTTVLLHQAPSNGSGPGPSCSKTITRPKTISSFKNSYSRSSSNSSCQSRHAISPLYCDGAVPTLQSPKNAVAPSDIIFERPAVPAAGQTTLMSYSSNADYANNVVQVKNALMSEPVRSANSHVNPVPLNLNLNLERMDARVKCAAPTTSSTAKRREMLYIDEETQSPTPTPSSSSMKRTPTVVSIAPALPDSITRSCSVGYLDSVAITPSDEALSALRKDAPNKRLILVDKRRNRRKRQQQEDARRHKLQQTGKSKSLDSCDLLSLQTKLSSKEHEQVVRKLQEISDSSACSSAANTLCFKCRNNMSPSSACKRCQPSAISVLDEITSAVPAVEPTKESPVVQAKPAPKKRFDVITSFTDSPLFTRKHRFGIGRSKETSGTENSTPLLGRKQDNGFSFVKQLSEVRWRRKEQPAQAQLNGSSNASTLERQPQPEITGAACGTVEATPVEAKASVSLHTQALTTLENIISRLRDLDEGRLTPPSTPQRLPRSSPASPAASKKNKRQQSNSPIRHILNSPLLNRRQRKKQSIIESSDDEGNQTNGSGEESNNTGNGKQYRDLETFQKAQLRQKLKRGKIEPNGSASCANPAPVRREFVMHNKAPMWNEMSQVYQLDFGGRVTQESAKNFQIEFRGKQVMQFGRIDGNAYTLDFQYPFSALQAFAVALANVTQRLK; the protein is encoded by the exons GACGAGGGATGGAAGCTGAACCGCACCAACTACTACCAGGAGGGATGGCTGGCCACGGGCAATGTGCGCGGCATTGTGGGCGTGACCTTTACCACCTCACATTGCCGCAAGAACATGGACTATCCGCTGAGGACCAACTACAACCTACGCGGGCATAGATCGGAT GTTATCCTGGTTAAGTGGAATGAACCGTACCAGAAGCTGGCCTCCTGCGATAGCTCGGGCATCATCTTTGTGTGGATCAAGTATGAGGGTCGCTGGTCCATCGAGCTGATCAACGATCGGAACACACCGGTAACCCATTTCTCCTGGTCACACGATGGCCGCATGGCGCTTATCTGCTACCAGGACGGTTTCGTTCTGGTGGGCTCCGTGGCTGGGCAGCGTTATTGGTCCTCCATGCTCAACCTGGAGTCCACCATTACGTGCGGCATTTGGACGCCCGACGACCAGCAGGTGTACTTCGGCACCACCCAGGGTCAGGTTATCGTGATGGACGTGCACGGAGCGATGGTGTCGCAGGTTCAGCTGTCCAACGATGTGCCCATCACCTCGATGGCCTGGTCCTGCGAGAAGTTCAAGATGGAGGAGGGCGAGGAGGCGGAGCCCGGTGTAACCAATGCGG CCAAGCGCTCCTTTGTCCTGGCAGTAAGCTTCCAGAATGGATATATCTACTTGCTAAAGTCGTTTGACGACGTCTCACCCGCACATATCAACACATGCCTTAACGGCGCCCTTGGCATGGTCATGGAGTGGAGCAACTCCCGCGAGCTGCTCGCCGTAGCGGGAACACTGCGAACGGGAGTGGATGGAGCAAAGACAGAGGACATGGGCACGCCCAGTAGCTACACGAATTTGGTCAAGTTCTACACGGAGACGGGCACCTGTCTGTATCAGGCTCACATTCCATGCAGCACCGCTACCGTTTCGGCCATCACCTGGGGCCACAACGACAAGCGACTGTTCATCGCCACGGGGACACAGGTGCACATTGCCTGGGTCTCCAGACGAGTGGCCTCCTTGCAGCTGCTGTGCCGCCTGGAGATCCAGGCGAGCGTCGGATCCGAGTcgctgctgcccctgctgccGTTGCCTTCTAGGATTAAGTCTCTCATTGGCAATCTGTTTGCTCAAACGATAAGA TGCTGTGTACCTGACCTCAAGTCGCTGCGTGATTTTGTTTCGCGACCACCGCTCTGCTCCACCCGGCTGCACTGCACCATGATCCGGCACGATGACGACTCCAATCTGAGCTCTGGTACTTGCTATACGCTGTATCTGGAGTATCTGGGCGGATTGGTGCCGCTGCTCAAGGGCAAGCGCACTTCCAAGATTCGTCCCGAGTTTGTCATCTTTGATCCTCAAGTTAATG ATTCCCCTTTGTACTTTCAATACTCCGCCGAGGCCAAGAGCTCCTCGGGCTCCAGCCAGTCCACCACCACGGGGAACAGTGGGCGCACCGACTCATCGGACAGTGACTTCGAGGAGAGATCTCGCTTCGGCTCCCCACGGACTCCGCGCAAGAAGCGAGTGCGTCCAAAGAGACGCAACCAAGCGGGCGATCGGCTGAGCGCTTCGGGTGGCGGCGTCACCAACGATCCTGATAGCCTGGATGAACTGGCCTATGTGGACACACTGCCGGAG GAAGTCAAGCTGGTCGAGGTGACCTCCAACATTTGGGGAACCAAGTTCAAGATCCATGGACTTGCCAAAACCGTCCCAGCCAATTTAGGCCAAGTAACTTATAAGACGTCCCTACTGCATTTGCAGCCGCGTCAAATGACGCTGGTCATCACCGAGCTGCGCGACGATTTTCCACCTGGTCCCGATCCCAGCTTCAATCCAAACATATTCTctgaggacgaggacgagcaTCACCAGCTCCAGGGTATACATCACGATGCAGTGCCGCAGGTTAATGTGATCACCACTCAGGATGGGGCTTCCTTAAAGCCGCCGATAATACCGCAACGTCGCCTCACCGATGGTGCATCTGCACCATTGATAGCGCCCATGTCACCACGTCCAAATCGAATTCTGGCGCGACACAAGAACTCTTTGACTGTGAACGGAGAACGAGGAGCTGGCTCGTCGGCGGGCTTAAGTCCTTTGGCTCGGGCGGAGAGCTACGATGATGATTCATCCAATGAATCCCAGGAGGCAGGAGCTGCAGCCAGTCAGTCAACCACTGTACTTCTACATCAGGCTCCGTCAAATGGTTCGGGTCCTGGACCCAGCTGCAGTAAGACCATAACGCGTCCCAAAACGATCAGCAGCTTCAAAAACAGCTACAGCCGCTCCAGCTCCAATTCCAGCTGCCAGTCGCGTCACGCCATTTCGCCGCTCTACTGCGATGGAGCAGTGCCCACGCTGCAGAGTCCGAAGAATGCAGTGGCTCCCTCGGACATCATCTTCGAGCGTCCAGCAGTGCCAGCCGCTGGACAGACCACCCTGATGTCGTACTCGAGCAATGCGGACTATGCAAATAATGTGGTTCAGGTGAAGAATGCCCTAATGTCGGAGCCAGTGCGTTCGGCCAATAGTCATGTGAATCCCGTGCCGCTGAACCTTAATTTAAATCTGGAGCGAATGGATGCACGAGTTAAGTGTGCGGCGCCAACCACATCCTCAACGGCTAAGCGGCGGGAGATGTTGTATATCGATGAGGAGACGCAATCGCCAACGCCTACGCCAAGTAGCAGCAGCATGAAACGAACGCCAACGGTGGTTTCAATAGCTCCTGCCCTGCCCGATTCTATAACGCGCAGTTGCAGTGTGGGATATCTGGATTCGGTGGCCATCACGCCATCCGACGAAGCGTTGTCCGCTCTGCGTAAGGATGCGCCAAACAAGCGGCTGATACTGGTGGACAAGAGAAGGAATCGCCGGAAAAGGCAACAGCAGGAGGATGCCCGGCGGCACAAGCTGCAGCAAACTGGCAAGTCCAAGAGCCTGGACTCCTGTGACCTGTTGTCCCTACAGACAAAGCTGTCCAGCAAGGAGCACGAGCAGGTGGTGCGCAAACTGCAGGAGATCTCCGACAGCAGCGCCTGCAGCAGTGCGGCCAACACATTGTGCTTCAAGTGCCGCAACAACATGAGTCCCAGCAGTGCCTGCAAACGGTGTCAGCCCTCGGCGATCTCCGTCCTGGATGAGATTACATCCGCTGTGCCCGCTGTGGAGCCGACCAAGGAGTCTCCTGTGGTGCAGGCCAAGCCAGCGCCCAAGAAACGCTTCGATGTTATAACTAGCTTCACGGACTCGCCCCTTTTTACAAGGAAACATCGTTTTGGAATCGGCCGCAGTAAGGAAACGTCGGGCACGGAGAACTCGACTCCACTGCTGGGAAGGAAGCAGGACAATGGCTTCAGCTTTGTGAAGCAGCTGTCCGAGGTGCGTTGGAGGCGCAAGGAACAGCCAGCCCAGGCGCAACTTAATGGTTCTAGTAATGCCAGTACTTTGGAGCGGCAACCGCAGCCGGAGATCACGGGAGCAGCTTGTGGAACTGTGGAAGCCACACCGGTGGAGGCCAAGGCTTCCGTTTCTCTGCATACTCAG GCCCTCACTACTTTGGAGAACATAATAAGCCGTCTTCGTGATCTAGACGAGGGTCGTCTGACGCCTCCTTCAACCCCACAACGACTGCCTCGAAGTTCTCCAGCGTCTCCGGCAGCCAGCAAAAAGAACAAACGGCAGCAGAGCAACTCTCCCATTCGCCACATATTAAATTCGCCGCTTTTAAACCGGCGTCAGCGCAAAAAACAAAGTATTATCGAGAGCTCCGATGATGAGGGCAACCAGACCAATGGATCCGGTGAGGAGAGCAACAACACTGGCAATGGCAAGCAGTATCGCGACCTGGAAACCTTTCAAAAGGCCCAACTGCGCCAGAAG CTGAAGCGCGGCAAGATAGAGCCCAATGGCAGTGCCAGTTGTGCCAATCCGGCGCCAGTGCGTCGTGAATTTGTGATGCACAATAAGGCGCCCATGTGGAATGAGATGAGCCAGGTGTACCAGCTGGACTTTGGCGGTCGCGTTACCCAGGAGTCTGCCAAGAACTTCCAAATCGAGTTTCGTGGCAAGCAG GTCATGCAATTCGGTCGCATTGATGGAAATGCCTATACCCTGGATTTCCAGTATCCTTTCTCCGCCCTCCAGGCCTTTGCCGTGGCTCTGGCCAATGTGACACAGCGACTTAAGTAA
- the LOC6538247 gene encoding tubby-related protein 4 isoform X4 — protein MHLHFERNINTKCDCTILSLSWMGKVPDDIPEDEGWKLNRTNYYQEGWLATGNVRGIVGVTFTTSHCRKNMDYPLRTNYNLRGHRSDVILVKWNEPYQKLASCDSSGIIFVWIKYEGRWSIELINDRNTPVTHFSWSHDGRMALICYQDGFVLVGSVAGQRYWSSMLNLESTITCGIWTPDDQQVYFGTTQGQVIVMDVHGAMVSQVQLSNDVPITSMAWSCEKFKMEEGEEAEPGVTNAAKRSFVLAVSFQNGYIYLLKSFDDVSPAHINTCLNGALGMVMEWSNSRELLAVAGTLRTGVDGAKTEDMGTPSSYTNLVKFYTETGTCLYQAHIPCSTATVSAITWGHNDKRLFIATGTQVHIAWVSRRVASLQLLCRLEIQASVGSESLLPLLPLPSRIKSLIGNLFAQTIRCCVPDLKSLRDFVSRPPLCSTRLHCTMIRHDDDSNLSSGTCYTLYLEYLGGLVPLLKGKRTSKIRPEFVIFDPQVNDSPLYFQYSAEAKSSSGSSQSTTTGNSGRTDSSDSDFEERSRFGSPRTPRKKRVRPKRRNQAGDRLSASGGGVTNDPDSLDELAYVDTLPEEVKLVEVTSNIWGTKFKIHGLAKTVPANLGQVTYKTSLLHLQPRQMTLVITELRDDFPPGPDPSFNPNIFSEDEDEHHQLQGIHHDAVPQVNVITTQDGASLKPPIIPQRRLTDGASAPLIAPMSPRPNRILARHKNSLTVNGERGAGSSAGLSPLARAESYDDDSSNESQEAGAAASQSTTVLLHQAPSNGSGPGPSCSKTITRPKTISSFKNSYSRSSSNSSCQSRHAISPLYCDGAVPTLQSPKNAVAPSDIIFERPAVPAAGQTTLMSYSSNADYANNVVQVKNALMSEPVRSANSHVNPVPLNLNLNLERMDARVKCAAPTTSSTAKRREMLYIDEETQSPTPTPSSSSMKRTPTVVSIAPALPDSITRSCSVGYLDSVAITPSDEALSALRKDAPNKRLILVDKRRNRRKRQQQEDARRHKLQQTGKSKSLDSCDLLSLQTKLSSKEHEQVVRKLQEISDSSACSSAANTLCFKCRNNMSPSSACKRCQPSAISVLDEITSAVPAVEPTKESPVVQAKPAPKKRFDVITSFTDSPLFTRKHRFGIGRSKETSGTENSTPLLGRKQDNGFSFVKQLSEVRWRRKEQPAQAQLNGSSNASTLERQPQPEITGAACGTVEATPVEAKASVSLHTQALTTLENIISRLRDLDEGRLTPPSTPQRLPRSSPASPAASKKNKRQQSNSPIRHILNSPLLNRRQRKKQSIIESSDDEGNQTNGSGEESNNTGNGKQYRDLETFQKAQLRQKRGKIEPNGSASCANPAPVRREFVMHNKAPMWNEMSQVYQLDFGGRVTQESAKNFQIEFRGKQVMQFGRIDGNAYTLDFQYPFSALQAFAVALANVTQRLK, from the exons GACGAGGGATGGAAGCTGAACCGCACCAACTACTACCAGGAGGGATGGCTGGCCACGGGCAATGTGCGCGGCATTGTGGGCGTGACCTTTACCACCTCACATTGCCGCAAGAACATGGACTATCCGCTGAGGACCAACTACAACCTACGCGGGCATAGATCGGAT GTTATCCTGGTTAAGTGGAATGAACCGTACCAGAAGCTGGCCTCCTGCGATAGCTCGGGCATCATCTTTGTGTGGATCAAGTATGAGGGTCGCTGGTCCATCGAGCTGATCAACGATCGGAACACACCGGTAACCCATTTCTCCTGGTCACACGATGGCCGCATGGCGCTTATCTGCTACCAGGACGGTTTCGTTCTGGTGGGCTCCGTGGCTGGGCAGCGTTATTGGTCCTCCATGCTCAACCTGGAGTCCACCATTACGTGCGGCATTTGGACGCCCGACGACCAGCAGGTGTACTTCGGCACCACCCAGGGTCAGGTTATCGTGATGGACGTGCACGGAGCGATGGTGTCGCAGGTTCAGCTGTCCAACGATGTGCCCATCACCTCGATGGCCTGGTCCTGCGAGAAGTTCAAGATGGAGGAGGGCGAGGAGGCGGAGCCCGGTGTAACCAATGCGG CCAAGCGCTCCTTTGTCCTGGCAGTAAGCTTCCAGAATGGATATATCTACTTGCTAAAGTCGTTTGACGACGTCTCACCCGCACATATCAACACATGCCTTAACGGCGCCCTTGGCATGGTCATGGAGTGGAGCAACTCCCGCGAGCTGCTCGCCGTAGCGGGAACACTGCGAACGGGAGTGGATGGAGCAAAGACAGAGGACATGGGCACGCCCAGTAGCTACACGAATTTGGTCAAGTTCTACACGGAGACGGGCACCTGTCTGTATCAGGCTCACATTCCATGCAGCACCGCTACCGTTTCGGCCATCACCTGGGGCCACAACGACAAGCGACTGTTCATCGCCACGGGGACACAGGTGCACATTGCCTGGGTCTCCAGACGAGTGGCCTCCTTGCAGCTGCTGTGCCGCCTGGAGATCCAGGCGAGCGTCGGATCCGAGTcgctgctgcccctgctgccGTTGCCTTCTAGGATTAAGTCTCTCATTGGCAATCTGTTTGCTCAAACGATAAGA TGCTGTGTACCTGACCTCAAGTCGCTGCGTGATTTTGTTTCGCGACCACCGCTCTGCTCCACCCGGCTGCACTGCACCATGATCCGGCACGATGACGACTCCAATCTGAGCTCTGGTACTTGCTATACGCTGTATCTGGAGTATCTGGGCGGATTGGTGCCGCTGCTCAAGGGCAAGCGCACTTCCAAGATTCGTCCCGAGTTTGTCATCTTTGATCCTCAAGTTAATG ATTCCCCTTTGTACTTTCAATACTCCGCCGAGGCCAAGAGCTCCTCGGGCTCCAGCCAGTCCACCACCACGGGGAACAGTGGGCGCACCGACTCATCGGACAGTGACTTCGAGGAGAGATCTCGCTTCGGCTCCCCACGGACTCCGCGCAAGAAGCGAGTGCGTCCAAAGAGACGCAACCAAGCGGGCGATCGGCTGAGCGCTTCGGGTGGCGGCGTCACCAACGATCCTGATAGCCTGGATGAACTGGCCTATGTGGACACACTGCCGGAG GAAGTCAAGCTGGTCGAGGTGACCTCCAACATTTGGGGAACCAAGTTCAAGATCCATGGACTTGCCAAAACCGTCCCAGCCAATTTAGGCCAAGTAACTTATAAGACGTCCCTACTGCATTTGCAGCCGCGTCAAATGACGCTGGTCATCACCGAGCTGCGCGACGATTTTCCACCTGGTCCCGATCCCAGCTTCAATCCAAACATATTCTctgaggacgaggacgagcaTCACCAGCTCCAGGGTATACATCACGATGCAGTGCCGCAGGTTAATGTGATCACCACTCAGGATGGGGCTTCCTTAAAGCCGCCGATAATACCGCAACGTCGCCTCACCGATGGTGCATCTGCACCATTGATAGCGCCCATGTCACCACGTCCAAATCGAATTCTGGCGCGACACAAGAACTCTTTGACTGTGAACGGAGAACGAGGAGCTGGCTCGTCGGCGGGCTTAAGTCCTTTGGCTCGGGCGGAGAGCTACGATGATGATTCATCCAATGAATCCCAGGAGGCAGGAGCTGCAGCCAGTCAGTCAACCACTGTACTTCTACATCAGGCTCCGTCAAATGGTTCGGGTCCTGGACCCAGCTGCAGTAAGACCATAACGCGTCCCAAAACGATCAGCAGCTTCAAAAACAGCTACAGCCGCTCCAGCTCCAATTCCAGCTGCCAGTCGCGTCACGCCATTTCGCCGCTCTACTGCGATGGAGCAGTGCCCACGCTGCAGAGTCCGAAGAATGCAGTGGCTCCCTCGGACATCATCTTCGAGCGTCCAGCAGTGCCAGCCGCTGGACAGACCACCCTGATGTCGTACTCGAGCAATGCGGACTATGCAAATAATGTGGTTCAGGTGAAGAATGCCCTAATGTCGGAGCCAGTGCGTTCGGCCAATAGTCATGTGAATCCCGTGCCGCTGAACCTTAATTTAAATCTGGAGCGAATGGATGCACGAGTTAAGTGTGCGGCGCCAACCACATCCTCAACGGCTAAGCGGCGGGAGATGTTGTATATCGATGAGGAGACGCAATCGCCAACGCCTACGCCAAGTAGCAGCAGCATGAAACGAACGCCAACGGTGGTTTCAATAGCTCCTGCCCTGCCCGATTCTATAACGCGCAGTTGCAGTGTGGGATATCTGGATTCGGTGGCCATCACGCCATCCGACGAAGCGTTGTCCGCTCTGCGTAAGGATGCGCCAAACAAGCGGCTGATACTGGTGGACAAGAGAAGGAATCGCCGGAAAAGGCAACAGCAGGAGGATGCCCGGCGGCACAAGCTGCAGCAAACTGGCAAGTCCAAGAGCCTGGACTCCTGTGACCTGTTGTCCCTACAGACAAAGCTGTCCAGCAAGGAGCACGAGCAGGTGGTGCGCAAACTGCAGGAGATCTCCGACAGCAGCGCCTGCAGCAGTGCGGCCAACACATTGTGCTTCAAGTGCCGCAACAACATGAGTCCCAGCAGTGCCTGCAAACGGTGTCAGCCCTCGGCGATCTCCGTCCTGGATGAGATTACATCCGCTGTGCCCGCTGTGGAGCCGACCAAGGAGTCTCCTGTGGTGCAGGCCAAGCCAGCGCCCAAGAAACGCTTCGATGTTATAACTAGCTTCACGGACTCGCCCCTTTTTACAAGGAAACATCGTTTTGGAATCGGCCGCAGTAAGGAAACGTCGGGCACGGAGAACTCGACTCCACTGCTGGGAAGGAAGCAGGACAATGGCTTCAGCTTTGTGAAGCAGCTGTCCGAGGTGCGTTGGAGGCGCAAGGAACAGCCAGCCCAGGCGCAACTTAATGGTTCTAGTAATGCCAGTACTTTGGAGCGGCAACCGCAGCCGGAGATCACGGGAGCAGCTTGTGGAACTGTGGAAGCCACACCGGTGGAGGCCAAGGCTTCCGTTTCTCTGCATACTCAG GCCCTCACTACTTTGGAGAACATAATAAGCCGTCTTCGTGATCTAGACGAGGGTCGTCTGACGCCTCCTTCAACCCCACAACGACTGCCTCGAAGTTCTCCAGCGTCTCCGGCAGCCAGCAAAAAGAACAAACGGCAGCAGAGCAACTCTCCCATTCGCCACATATTAAATTCGCCGCTTTTAAACCGGCGTCAGCGCAAAAAACAAAGTATTATCGAGAGCTCCGATGATGAGGGCAACCAGACCAATGGATCCGGTGAGGAGAGCAACAACACTGGCAATGGCAAGCAGTATCGCGACCTGGAAACCTTTCAAAAGGCCCAACTGCGCCAGAAG CGCGGCAAGATAGAGCCCAATGGCAGTGCCAGTTGTGCCAATCCGGCGCCAGTGCGTCGTGAATTTGTGATGCACAATAAGGCGCCCATGTGGAATGAGATGAGCCAGGTGTACCAGCTGGACTTTGGCGGTCGCGTTACCCAGGAGTCTGCCAAGAACTTCCAAATCGAGTTTCGTGGCAAGCAG GTCATGCAATTCGGTCGCATTGATGGAAATGCCTATACCCTGGATTTCCAGTATCCTTTCTCCGCCCTCCAGGCCTTTGCCGTGGCTCTGGCCAATGTGACACAGCGACTTAAGTAA